The following are from one region of the Neurospora crassa OR74A linkage group III, whole genome shotgun sequence genome:
- a CDS encoding cell division control protein Cdc48, translating to MAPEPNPDHVEQKKKVNLMDASGAEHKAEDDTATAILKKKKKPNQLMVTDAVNDDNSIIALSNNTMEQLQLFRGDTVLVRGKKRKDTVLIVLADDDLDDGSARLNRVVRHNLRVKHGDIITIHPCPDIKYAKRIAVLPIADTVEGITGSLFDVFLAPYFREAYRPVRQGDLFIVRGGMRQVEFKVVEVDPPEYGIVAQDTVIHCEGEPIQRDEEENNLNEVGYDDIGGCRKQMAQIREMVELPLRHPQLFKSIGIKPPRGVLLYGPPGTGKTLMARAVANETGAFFFLINGPEIMSKMAGESESNLRKAFEEAEKNSPAIIFIDEIDSIAPKREKTNGEVERRVVSQLLTLMDGMKARSNVVVMAATNRPNSIDPALRRFGRFDREVDIGIPDPTGRLEILQIHTKNMKLADDVDLEQIAAETHGYVGSDIAALCSEAAMQQIREKMDLIDLDEDTIDAEVLDSLGVTQENFRFALGVSNPSALREVAVVEVPNVRWEDIGGLETVKQELRESVQYPVDHPEKFLKFGLSPSRGVLFYGPPGTGKTMLAKAVANECAANFISVKGPELLSMWFGESESNIRDIFDKARAAAPCVVFLDELDSIAKARGGSVGDAGGASDRVVNQLLTEMDGMTSKKNVFVIGATNRPEQLDPALCRPGRLDSLIYVPLPDEAGRLGILKAQLRKTPVAADVDLNYIASKTHGFSGADLGFITQRAVKIAIKESITADIQRTKEREAAGEDVEMEDEVEDPVPELTKRHFEEAMSMARRSVSDVEIRRYEAFSQQMKNAGPGAFFKFPEGGVESSGNGGAGNSFGDAGNDDDLYN from the exons ATGGCTCCCGAACCTAATCCCGACCACGtcgagcagaagaagaaggtcaacTTGAT GGACGCTTCTGGTGCCGAGCACAAGGCC GAAGATGATACCGCCACTGCTAttctcaagaagaagaagaagcccaaCCAGTTGAT GGTTACTGACGCCGTCAACGATGATAACTCGATTATCGCCCtctccaacaacaccatggaGCAGCTCCAGCTCTTCCGTGGTGATACCGTTCTCGTCCgcggaaagaagagaaaggacaCCGTCTTGATTGTTCTTGCCGATGACGATCTTGACGATGGCAGCGCACGCCTCAACCGTGTCGTTCGCCACAACCTCCGTGTCAAGCACGgcgacatcatcaccattcaCCCTTGTCCCGATATCAAATAT GCCAAGCGTATTGCCGTCCTCCCGATCGCCGATACCGTTGAGGGCATCACCGGATCTCTCTTCGACGTCTTCCTTGCTCCCTACTTCCGCGAGGCCTACCGCCCTGTCAGGCAAGGCGATCTCTTTATTGTCCGCGGTGGTATGAGGCAAGTCGAGTTCAAGGTCGTCGAGGTGGACCCACCAGAGTACGGTATTGTCGCTCAGGATACCGTCATCCACTGCGAGGGCGAGCCCATCCAGcgtgacgaggaggagaacaaCCTCAACGAGGTTGGTTACGATGATATTGGTGGTTGCCGTAAGCAGATGGCTCAGATCCGCGAAATGGTTGAGCTGCCCCTCAGGCATCCTCAGCTTTTCAAGTCCATTGGTATCAAGCCGCCCCGTGGTGTCCTGCTTTATGGCCCTCCTGGTACCGGTAAGACTTTGATGGCTCGCGCTGTTGCCAACGAGACTGgtgcctttttcttcttgatcAACGGCCCCGAGATCATGTCCAAGATGGCCGGTGAATCCGAGTCGAATTTGCGCAAGGCTTTcgaggaggctgagaagaACTCGCCCGCTATCATCTTCATTGATGAGATCGACTCGATCGCCCCCAAGCGTGAGAAGACCAACGGCGAGGTTGAGCGCCGCGTCGTCTCCCAGCTCCTTACTCTCATGGATGGTATGAAGGCCCGTTCCAACGTTGTTGTTATGGCTGCCACCAACCGTCCCAACTCGATCGATCCCGCTCTCCGTCGTTTCGGCCGTTTCGATCGCGAGGTCGATATCGGCATCCCCGACCCTACCGGTCGTCTTGAGATTCTCCAGATCCACACCAAGAACATGAAGCTTGCCGATGACGTCGATCTCGAGCAGATTGCTGCTGAGACCCACGGTTACGTTGGTTCTGATATTGCTGCCCTCTGCTCCGAGGCTGCCATGCAGCAGATTCGTGAGAAGATGGATCTCATCGATCTGGACGAAGACACTATCGACGCCGAGGTCCTTGACTCTCTTGGTGTTACCCAAGAGAACTTCCGCTTTGCTCTCGGTGTCTCCAACCCCTCGGCTCTTCGCGAGGTTGCCGTTGTCGAGGTTCCCAACGTCCGCTGGGAGGATATCGGTGGTCTCGAGACTGTCAAGCAGGAGCTCAGGGAGAGTGTCCAGTACCCCGTCGACCATCCCGAAAAGTTCCTCAAGTTTGGCCTTTCGCCATCTCGCGGTGTTCTTTTCTACGGTCCTCCTGGTACCGGTAAGACAATGTTGGCCAAGGCTGTTGCCAACGAGTGCGCAGCCAACTTCATTTCCGTCAAGGGTCCCGAACTGCTTTCCATGTGGTTCGGTGAGTCTGAGAGCAACATCCGTGATATCTTCGACAAGGCTCGCGCTGCTGCTCCTTGCGTCGTCTTCCTCGACGAGTTGGATTCTATCGCCAAGGCCCGTGGTGGCTCTGTTGGTGATGCTGGTGGCGCTTCTGACCGTGTTGTTAACCAGCTTCTTACCG AAATGGACGGCATGACCTCCAAGAAGAATGTTTTCGTTATTGGTGCTACCAACCGTCCCGAGCAGCTCGACCCAGCGCTCTGCCGTCCCGGCCGTCTCGACTCCCTCATCTACGTTCCCCTTCCTGATGAGGCGGGTCGTCTCGGTATTCTCAAGGCTCAGCTCCGCAAGACCCCTGTCGCTGCCGATGTTGACCTGAACTACATCGCTTCCAAGACCCACGGCTTCTCTGGTGCCGATCTTGGCTTCATCACCCAGCGTGCTGTCAAGATCGCCATCAAGGAGTCTATCACCGCCGATATTCAGCGCACTAAGGAGCGCGAGGCCGCTGGCGAGGATGTCGAGATGGAGGATGAGGTTGAGGACCCCGTTCCTGAGCTCACCAAGCGCCACTTCGAGGAGGCCATGTCGATGGCTCGTCGCTCCGTCAGTGACGTCGAAATCCGTCGCTATGAGGCTTTCTCCCAGCAGATGAAGAACGCCGGCCCGGGTGCCTTCTTCAAATTCCCTgagggtggtgttgagaGCAGCGGCAACGGCGGTGCTGGTAACTCGTTTGGTGATGCTGGCAACGATGATGATCTTTACAACTAG
- a CDS encoding FKH1 encodes MSPSPPKHTASFNTADQHNLSDPVTGDSSPSRPSKRRKKDDDAPTDLADEADSSLVADQSALDMNDDDQVVARVIQYLEMPKNVQASKDHSNSIHESSQGVQAFAKIAANDWTYYIMSLNVNIGRSSEPIQATTGQSQEEDPSKVVHIDLGPNKQVSRQHALIYFKSTEEQWWLRVKGRNALKVDGVPWKVGDEGPLRSGEVIEIGGMEMMFVLPADISALQIKRDYLERAGIVPPDSQVSPRQARHPLPSAGESHAFQAVSPTSKAAPRNQGPQKALAPAPPDYRRGVTPPLNLPRPPMHRPVHEGLAGPLVMTNNEVDLSLDENQHIKPQFSYAQMITQAIVNTEDQKLNLSGIYQFIMNRYSYYRHQPAGGWQNSIRHNLSLNKSFEKVARSTDEPGKGMKWQIVADAREDMIRNAYRGGRGGHRGTSNPASPSGLNYITQGPKDMAAKEPASSRKRKISPSDSPQPQPHPTLRDSQSTPVRAAQRKPLPDKAEDGTEASPLSTIRKPATMSTLGIVEDTPASPTLGPSYLQEDGASLVTPAPNRVNPRLVPPSTAQRPSQHMPTSSPAPFWRYADISSTPLKPAQYDASPSKTHGNLPSQSSSPPPPARSKSPAGSASPSRTTSRGATVGVEESPSPAEEEEDRAFDLTKGFQSIGSYHAPVSRGKEVQPAGNGDVPSMAPLSS; translated from the exons ATGTCGCCTTCACCACCGAAGCATACCGCGAGCTTCAACACTGCCGACCAGCACAATCTCAGCGATCCAGTTACTGGAGACTCGTCGCCCTCACGGCCCTCGAAGCGTCGCAAGAAG GACGACGATGCGCCGACCGATCTCGCCGACGAGGCCGACTCGTCATTAGTTGCCGACCAGTCAGCTCTAGACATGAACGACGATGACCAGGTGGTGGCACGCGTCATACAGTATCTTGAGATGCCCAAGAATGTTCAGGCTAGCAAGGACCACTCCAACAGCATCCACGAGTCGAGCCAGGGCGTTCAGGCCTTTGCTAAAATCGCGGCCAATGACTGGACCTACTACATCATGAGCCTCAATGTCAATATCGGTCGCTCCTCCGAACCTATACAAGCTACCACCGGCCAGAGCCAGGAGGAAGACCCCAGCAAAGTGGTACACATCGACCTTGGCCCCAACAAGCAGGTTTCTCGCCAGCATGCTCTTATCTACTTCAAGTCCACAGAGGAGCAGTGGTGGTTGCGCGTCAAGGGCCGCAATGCGCTCAAGGTTGATGGTGTCCCGTGGAAAGTGGGCGACGAGGGGCCTCTGAGAAGTGGCGAGGTCATCGAGATTGGCGGTATGGAGATGATGTTTGTTCTGCCTGCCGATATTAGTGCTCTTCAAATCAAAAGGGACTATCTCGAGCGAGCCGGCATCGTTCCCCCAGACTCGCAGGTTTCTCCTCGCCAAGCTCGCCATCCCCTTCCCTCAGCAGGAGAATCGCATGCTTTTCAGGCCGTGTCTCCGACTAGCAAGGCCGCCCCCCGAAACCAAGGACCGCAGAAGGCATtggctccagctcctccagaCTACAGGAGAGGCGTCACTCCTCCCCTTAACCTTCCCCGACCGCCGATGCACAGGCCGGTTCACGAAGGTCTGGCAGGTCCGCTTGTCATGACCAACAACGAGGTAGATCTTAGTCTCGACGAAAACCAACACATCAAGCCACAGTTCAGCTATGCACAAATGATCACGCAGGCGATCGTGAACACGGAAGACCAGAAGCTCAATCTCTCCGGCATCTATCAGTTCATCATGAACCGCTACTCATACTATAGGCATCAACCCGCTGGTGGCTGGCAG AACTCGATTCGACACAATCTTTCGTTGAACAAGTCATTCGAGAAGGTCGCAAGGTCGACAGACGAGCCTGGCAAAGGCATGAAGTGGCAGATTGTTGCCGACGCCCGTGAAGATATGATACGCAATGCGTACCGAGGCGGTCGTGGTGGACATAGAGGCACCTCTAACCCAGCTTCTCCTAGCGGGCTGAATTACATCACGCAGGGTCCGAAGGACATGGCCGCTAAGGAGCCTGCGTCGTCTCGTAAGCGGAAGATTTCGCCTTCTGACTCGCCACAGCCACAACCGCACCCAACACTGCGCGACTCGCAATCAACGCCTGTGCGCGCCGCCCAGCGCAAACCTCTCCCTGACAAAGCAGAGGATGGCACGGAGGCTAGCCCGCTGTCGACGATCCGGAAGCCTGCGACAATGAGTACATTGGGGATAGTGGAGGATACGCCTGCATCGCCGACGTTGGGACCGTCGTACCTGCAGGAAGACGGTGCGTCTCTCGTTACGCCGGCTCCAAACCGAGTTAATCCCCGGCTTGTACCCCCCAGCACGGCCCAACGGCCTAGTCAACACATGCCGACTAGCTCACCCGCCCCGTTCTGGAGATATGCCGATATTTCAAGTACGCCGCTAAAGCCTGCTCAGTACGACGCCAGCCCCTCCAAAACACACGGGAACCTGCCATCGCAGAGCAGCAGCCCCCCACCACCGGCGCGGAGTAAGTCGCCTGCCGGGAGTGCAAGTCCGTCGAGAACAACCAGCCGGGGCGCCACGGTCGGCGTAGAAGAATCCCCGAGCCctgccgaggaagaggaggaccgGGCTTTCGATCTTACAAA GGGATTTCAAAGCATCGGTAGTTATCATGCTCCTGTCAGTCGTGGCAAGGAGGTTCAGCCGGCTGGAAATGGCGATGTGCCCTCTATGGCGCCACTGAGCTCTTAA